The sequence TGCGCGCGAAGAACGGCCGGGCCGAGCCGTACGGCGTGAAGTACTGGTGCCTGGGCAACGAGATGGACGGCCCGTGGCAGATTGGACAGATGGACGCGCAGACGTACGCCGACAAGGCGTTCCAGGCGGCGAAACTGATGCGCTGGATGGACCCCGGGATCAAGACCATCGCGTGTGGGTCGTCGGCCACGGCCATGGCGGGGTACCCGGAGTGGGATATGACGGTGCTTTCACATGCGTACGACCAGATCGATTACTTCTCCATGCATCACTACGCCGCCAATCCGTACCCCACCGTGTCCAACACCGAGGGGCTGCCCACCGACACGGATTCCTACCTCGCGAGCAGCCTGCACTTTGATGAGCACGCCGACACGCTGGCCGCCGCAATCCGCGTGGCAAAGGCAAAGAACCGGTCGAAACGGGACGTGTTCCTGTGCTGGGACGAATGGAACGTGTGGTACCGCGCCAAGGGCGCCGACGGCGCCTGGAGTGAGGCGCCCCATATCCTGGAGGAGGTGTACAACCTGGAGGACGCGCTGGTCGTGGCCACCTGGCTGAACACGTTCCTGCGCAAGGCGGACGTGGTGAAGATCGCCTGTATCGCGCAGATCGTGAATGTGATTGCGCCGGTCATGACGAGGCGGGACGGGATGTTCCGGCAGACGATCTTCTATCCGCTGACGCTGTTCAGCCGCCACGCGAGCGGCCGCGCACTTGATCCCCTGGTGCGCTCCCCGGTGCACCCGACAGCGCGGTACGGCGACGTGAACATGCTGGACGTGTCGGCGAGCTTTGATGACGCCACCGGGCAGGGCGCGGCGTTCCTGGTCAACCGCTCCCAGACGCAGCCTCTGCGCGTGACCCTGTGCTGGGAGGACGAGGCGCCCCAGGCATTGACCGGAGCGTGGCAGATGAGCGGCCCGGATCCACTGGCGGCGAACTCCTTTGAGGCGCCGGACGCGGTGACGGCGCAGCCTGTGGCGCTGCCCAGGCTGGAGGGCCGCCAGGCGCAGGTGACGTTGCCTCCGCTGTCGTTCACGACCCTGCTGTCGCAGCACGCGCCGCGCTGAGAGGCAGCAGGCTTGACAGGAGCCGGACGGCGCTTCTACGATGTGATCGTTCACAAGTGCAACATAACGCCGGCCGCACCCGTGCGGTCCACCCCCGCCTTTGCCCGCAGCACCCCTGGAGGACTTATGCGTACTTTCCGACTGCTCGCCCTCGGCCTCACCCTCGCCGGCTCCGCGCACGCCCAGACCAAGGTGGTCTTCTGGGACTTTTTCGCCGGAGGTGATGGCGCCCGCATGAAGCAGATCGTCGACGCCTTCAACGCCTCCCAGACGGACATCAAGGTCGAGCGCACCACCCAGACCTGGGGCAATCCCTTCTACACCAAGGTGCACACGGCAGTGGTTGCCGGCCAGACGCCCGACGTCATGACCTACCACCTCTCCGCCGCGCCCGCCGGCCTGCAGCGCCGGGACCTGCGCCTGATCACCCCCGCTGACCTCGCGCTCGGCGGCCTGAAACCCGCCGACTTCCAGGGCAACCTCATCAGCAGCCTGAACACCGCCGCGAAGAACGCCGGCAGCAGCGGCCTGTACGGCATTCCGCTCGACACCCACACCTTCGTGCTGTACTACAACAAAGACCTGCTGCGCAAAGCAGGGGTGCTCAGCGCCAGCGGCACCCTGGCCCCCATGAAGACCGTCGCCGACCTGACCCGGACGCTGCAGGCCATCAAGACCAAAACCGGCGTGACGCCCATCGCCCTGAGCAGCAACCAGGATTCCGCTTCCGTGTGGCGCCTGTGGTACTCGCTGTTCCTGCAGCAGGGCGGCACGCTGGTGCGGGGCGGCAAGCTCTCCACCACCGACCTGAACACCAAGGGCCTCGCGGCGCTGCGCATCATGGCCGACTGGAGCAGACAGGGCCTGATCACCAAGAACGTCACCTACCCCGCCGGAGTGGCGCTGTTCACGGCCGGGCGCGCCGCCACGATGCTCAACGGCAACTGGGAGGTGCCCACCATGGTGGACGCCACAGCCAAGG is a genomic window of Deinococcus taeanensis containing:
- a CDS encoding alpha-N-arabinofuranosidase, coding for MTTEPTTIPVQASVALHTGRTTGEISPLLFGGFAEHMGRCIYEGIYDPDSPLSDERGLRRDVMAALKETNYRIMRYPGGNFVSGYRWTDGIGPKAERPRRRALAWRSIETNQFGPHEFMEFAEELGTEPMWAVNLGTGSIQDAADLVEYMNLPTGTLYSDLRAKNGRAEPYGVKYWCLGNEMDGPWQIGQMDAQTYADKAFQAAKLMRWMDPGIKTIACGSSATAMAGYPEWDMTVLSHAYDQIDYFSMHHYAANPYPTVSNTEGLPTDTDSYLASSLHFDEHADTLAAAIRVAKAKNRSKRDVFLCWDEWNVWYRAKGADGAWSEAPHILEEVYNLEDALVVATWLNTFLRKADVVKIACIAQIVNVIAPVMTRRDGMFRQTIFYPLTLFSRHASGRALDPLVRSPVHPTARYGDVNMLDVSASFDDATGQGAAFLVNRSQTQPLRVTLCWEDEAPQALTGAWQMSGPDPLAANSFEAPDAVTAQPVALPRLEGRQAQVTLPPLSFTTLLSQHAPR
- a CDS encoding extracellular solute-binding protein, translated to MRTFRLLALGLTLAGSAHAQTKVVFWDFFAGGDGARMKQIVDAFNASQTDIKVERTTQTWGNPFYTKVHTAVVAGQTPDVMTYHLSAAPAGLQRRDLRLITPADLALGGLKPADFQGNLISSLNTAAKNAGSSGLYGIPLDTHTFVLYYNKDLLRKAGVLSASGTLAPMKTVADLTRTLQAIKTKTGVTPIALSSNQDSASVWRLWYSLFLQQGGTLVRGGKLSTTDLNTKGLAALRIMADWSRQGLITKNVTYPAGVALFTAGRAATMLNGNWEVPTMVDATAKGQLKFDYGIMSFPALYGNASTWADSHLLAIPTNAKTPMDAAKLKAVMTFIGYVNKQGGTTWAGGGHIPAYLPTQASAAFKAMQPNTQYSATSAADARLEPSAPIFGVGGPVYDAIGVNFTPVLLGQTTPEQGIAKLTTALNGFAK